Sequence from the Romeriopsis navalis LEGE 11480 genome:
CCTTCCGGCGAGAGGATATACACAATCAAATCCTGAGCCTGTTCCGCATTCATCATGCCCAACCGAATCGGCAACATAAATCGAGGCGACTCATAGGCAATCTGCAACGGACGTAAGCGCGCCACCCCCTGCTGCTCAAACTTCGCCAGATTCACCTTCGCCACAAAGAACTTCATCTTCTGTCGAATATAGGGCTTCAGCAGCTTATTCGCGCCCCGTGGCAATTTATAGCCGTTTTGCTTCAGCCAAGTCTGCAAGCCATTCGATTCCTTCGCACTGAGAATCAAAATGTCATATTCCCCGGCCGAGAACTGTTCCTCGATCGTCACTCCCAAAGACTTCGCCTGATCGCGCTTCACGGCCGACTGTGTCGGTGCGGCCATTGGCAACGGTGCTCCATCTTCAGCTTCAAACATTCGATCGTAGGTCGCACAGGGGTCCGAATCAAAATACTCCACCAAACGCGGCGCACTAAAGGCATCGAGGCGTTCCAGCACCTTCGGCTCCGCCACATGCACCTGCTCTTTTTTGATCGCCGTTGGCACCGGCACCACCATCGCGAAATCCTTCACCTCACCCTGGAAGTCATTCGCCATCGTCAAAATCGTCCGATCACCAGCCCGGGCGATCGCCACCTGCGACGCCTTGTTATATAACTTCGTATCGGCCTTCGCCACGTAAAACCCACAAAAAGCCCAAGCGGGCGAAACCCCCGTAAAAAACAACAATCCTGCCAAAAAGACAGACATGATATATCGCATCATACAAACTTGCCAAAACACAACAAAGACGAACTCAAAGTTCCCCGTCTGAAGGGGAATTTAGGAGAAGCATCAACTATGCAACCGAGCGTTCAATTGATTTCAACTCGCTCACCAACTCAGCACCCACGGCCGAAGCATCATCACCCTGATTCCAATTAAACCGATCCGCTACAAACACCCGATCAAACAACGGTGTTAACGGTGCCATCACAAACAAGGCCCAAAACACTGCCGTATTCACAAAAAACACATTCCGCAACACAAACGTCAA
This genomic interval carries:
- a CDS encoding DUF2330 domain-containing protein — encoded protein: MSVFLAGLLFFTGVSPAWAFCGFYVAKADTKLYNKASQVAIARAGDRTILTMANDFQGEVKDFAMVVPVPTAIKKEQVHVAEPKVLERLDAFSAPRLVEYFDSDPCATYDRMFEAEDGAPLPMAAPTQSAVKRDQAKSLGVTIEEQFSAGEYDILILSAKESNGLQTWLKQNGYKLPRGANKLLKPYIRQKMKFFVAKVNLAKFEQQGVARLRPLQIAYESPRFMLPIRLGMMNAEQAQDLIVYILSPEGQAEITNYRTVKIPSNTQVPTFVKSEFNDFYQAMFSTAYDKENRNVAFMEYAWDMAGCDPCAADPLSRDEMKQAGVFWLDQPQDQDGLSRRPARSRVFLTRLHVRYARNKFPEDLMFQSTNNQAFFQGRYVMNHPFKGKMQCAQAKTYKRNLVKRFDQEARNLAKLTGWDIQSIRRKQPKLDLSGLPWWERFWNLVRDDA